Within Mongoliitalea daihaiensis, the genomic segment AGAAAGGCATCTGTAATACCATCGGCAGACAGCCGGAGATAGGGCTAACACCCAACTGACCAAAGAGCTTCATTTGTTCTTGCTGCATCTTTGTCGGGTCATCCCCATACTTTTCTTTTAATTCATCAATCTCAGGCTTGATCAGACGCATCTTAGCCATCCCTACATAGGACTTATAGGTTAATGGAAATAGCACCAGCTTGATAATCAATACGATCAAAATGATGATTACCCCGTAGTTACCTATGTACTTTTCCAAAAACTGGAAAAGGTTTACAATGATGTATTTGTTGACCCAGCTTACGAAAAAGTAACCCATATCCACGTTATTTTCAAAACCTGGAGTGATGGTCTTCAATAAATTATAGTTGTTGGGGCCAAAGAAATAACTCATCGAAGCATTTCCATCTGTCAATGGGAGGAGAATGTCTGCCTTTACATTTTTGATGGATAGGGTGTCTTTGGGAGTAATTTGCTCTACTTGGCCTCGGCTAAAGGCATTGTCTGCAATGATCGCGGAAGTGAAGAAACGCTGGGAAAAACTTACCCATTTCAATGGTTCTTCAATGACATCATCTGCTTTTTCAGAAGTCAAACTCAAATAATCATGACTTCCTGCAGCTGTAAAGAAGTTGACATTTGTTTTTCTACGTGATTCTTCAATATCTGCTTCCTGACGAATCAAGCGATCGTCCCACAAAATCTGAACTTCATTGGTTTTTAATGCTCCTCCTAGACCTTTGAATGCGATGTTTTTACCCATCACATAACCTTCCGCAGGAAGTGTATAGGTACGAACAATCTGTGCTGACCCTGACTGTGCAATAAAAGTTAATACTTTTACCTCCATGCCATCTTCCAATTGGGAAGTAGCAGCAGTAGGAGAGAAGAACAACTGATTTAAGCTCAATGGCCCCTTATCTGTCTGCAAATTGAAGCTCAAATCTGAACTTTCTTCATCCAATATGACCAAGGGTCTCTGGTCCCAAGTTTTAAAGTCTTTTAAAGTAACTTTGGTGATTTCCGCACCTTTGGTAGAAAATTCCACCATTATCTGCTCATTCTCAAGAATTACCGTTTCTGCGATACCTTTGGTCATGGGTGCAAAAAGGCCAAACTGCTGTACGGCCAAAAGGTCCTGAA encodes:
- the yidC gene encoding membrane protein insertase YidC, whose product is MDKNQATGLILFAAVLLVYSFFFAQGPESLVEEVVTEEVVTAVEETRTLEVAPVAQPDSIQDLLAVQQFGLFAPMTKGIAETVILENEQIMVEFSTKGAEITKVTLKDFKTWDQRPLVILDEESSDLSFNLQTDKGPLSLNQLFFSPTAATSQLEDGMEVKVLTFIAQSGSAQIVRTYTLPAEGYVMGKNIAFKGLGGALKTNEVQILWDDRLIRQEADIEESRRKTNVNFFTAAGSHDYLSLTSEKADDVIEEPLKWVSFSQRFFTSAIIADNAFSRGQVEQITPKDTLSIKNVKADILLPLTDGNASMSYFFGPNNYNLLKTITPGFENNVDMGYFFVSWVNKYIIVNLFQFLEKYIGNYGVIIILIVLIIKLVLFPLTYKSYVGMAKMRLIKPEIDELKEKYGDDPTKMQQEQMKLFGQLGVSPISGCLPMVLQMPFLFAMFFFFPNSIELRQEAFLWANDLSTYDAIAYLPFTIPFYGSHVSLFTILMTVSQIAYTHFNNQLTAQTGPMKNIGYIMPVVFMFVLNSFPAALSFYYFVSNMVTFGQQALIKAFVDDKKIRQKIDDYSKNNVNKKKSKFQQRLEDAMKAAEAKKKK